In the Arachis ipaensis cultivar K30076 chromosome B04, Araip1.1, whole genome shotgun sequence genome, GATTTCCTGCGGAACAGTCAACAGGTATTTTTACTTTCATTGTTCAGATATGGGTGTTATGTCACATCttaaatttatgtatttattatttgttgttgttgatgttgttCTGACTTCTGAGATTGTTTGGCATTTCAGTTCCAAGCCCTGAGAGCGATGGTGCAAGCAAATCCCCAGATTTTGCAGGTAATATTAGTGTTTGTTGATCCACTTGCAATATTATTGTTTAGGGTCTCCTCTAGTTAAAGGACGTTGTTAATTATTTTCTACTTTCATTGCAGCCCATGCTTCAGGAATTGGGTAGACAAAATCCACACCTAATGCAGCTCATCCAAGAGCATCAGGCTGATTTCTTACGCTTGATAAATGAACCTGATGGAGAAGAGTAAGATGATGAATTTCTAAAGTCTgcagctttttttttttaaaagttttccaTTCATATTCATATTGTATGAGTAAACACATCCTATAATCCCCGTGTGTATAAATGCAGAGTCCCCAATGTATCTGGGATTTTATTGACTTCATAAGACATGAGTATGCTAAGGCTGTTGTTTTGAATTGTTTGATCAGGAATCTACCAAGTGAGTTGGCTTCTGCAGTGCCCCAGACCATCACTGTCACCCCAGAAGAGAATGAGGCTATTCAAAGGGTAAGCCATTGAGAATGCTCTCCGTTGAAATTTGTTTATGTACTACTTGCTAGTGTTAGTATCTTATTCTTGTCCCTATGTTGTTCTTTTGCAGCTTCAAGATATGGGATTTGATAGAGATCTTGTGTTGGAGGTGTTCTTTGCATGCAACAAAAACGAGGACCTGGCAGCCAACTATCTTTTGGATCACCAGAATGAATTTGAAGACTAAGAAGATGGTTCTGTTCATCTTCACCAGCTATGCTCCTTTGATGTCGTTGCTTATCATCTGAACTCTTTGGAGAAGTGGCAATGTCAATACTTATTTGCTTAGCTTTATTATTGATCCTCGTGAACCATACTGCCTGTAGATTATTAATTTCAGACCATTGACTGGAAAATATAGATGCCAAGAAATCGATAGGTGCTTTTATTCTTCTGCAGCCGTAATTTTTTCCAGCTTTGTTTTCTCTAACTTCATTTAACTTATTTTATTAAGTGAAGGATTtggaaacttgaaaaagatggaacaaatAGTTATGCTATTAAAATCTTAGAACGTGATTGTTGAGGGTGATGGATTGCGTCTGTCTTTCTCCATCAAATAAATTATCGTCACCTATAATCATAGAATGTGATTTAGTGATTATCTAACTAGGTCTTTTAACAAAGCGGTGCGAGTTCAATTCATATCTGGGCTCAGTTGCTGTGTAACACTAAAGCAAAGGTCTTTGTTGTCAGCAGTGGATAGCTGAGAAACAAAAAAGCTATGAATtgacaaagaaaaaataataacaaaaatcatTGACGGAGAATATTTGCATAATAATTCACTGAAGTTTAACGTGAAATGTAAATCTATGTTGAATGATTTATGTGCTTCGTTTGGACATAACCCAAATACCTTGCAATGACCAACATTTAGTTATTAGAATCCGTGGGAATTGTTGATACCTGATTGCTTAGGGAAAATGTAACCGAGCTTTATGCTAAATAATTATCTCGCTATCATCATTTACTGGCGGTGCTCGTAGTTTGATTAATTCTACACGCTAAGAAACCGTGAGCCAAACAACATTTGGGTTAACGAAAATCTAAATCGCGTAACCTTAAAGAAAAATACTAGTTTTTGCAATGGTTCTAAATTAGTGTATATATATGCATCAAGTGCAATCACTAGCAAGTCACGTCTAttgggaaaaaaatgaaaaatcattGTACACTCAAGCATGCAAACTTGGTACGTTAGTAAAATTGCTCCATAATCCCAAAGACTAACAAAAAATATCCAGACTTATTTCCATGTGTATTATGCATCTTGAATGTAGCAGTGGTTAACCATACTCCGAATGCATAAGTTATTTGCATGATGATGCAACCTTGATTGAACATAGGACAAAAATATAACTTCTATGTAACAGAAAACACAACACTGATCCCAACCATAACAAATGTGGAAGTATAAGGGACTCAGCGAAAGGAAACGATGGATTCCAATATTTGTGCCTCAAGATTAGCTTCATCGATCCACATTGAGCTTTGTCGACGcaataattctttcttttctgccaTCTTCTCACCATGCTTTCTGACCTTCATCCTCCAATTTTCAAGTTTCTCAGCTCTTTCTTTTAACTGGATTCATAAGAATGACACATCAGTAAGCGCATCAAAAGACTGTAAGAGGTTTAACTTAAACACATGAAATCAAGGCTGTGTGCAACAATAGGTCCAAGTATCTCTCTAGCACACCTGAAAGATTCGAAAACTAGACTTCCAAAATATAAAAACTATACCTCCAAACTCCATGTCAGCTGATTATtgacttatttttattgtttctacATGTTGCATAATCAAATATGAAACTAGTTCCTATTTTATAACTGGATTTTTTGACAGATTAGCAATGTAAAGTATAAACCAGAATGAACCAACTGACAGCTAAATACAAAACAAAGACCATAAAGGCAATAATATTAGAAATGTTGATTACGTAGCTAAGTAATGAACAATGACAATGAACAAGGGTCAATCAATAGTGTGGTATACAAATGCAAAAGATAAAATCTAACCCTTTACATTTGGCCCAAGCAAGAGAATATCACAGAAAGGAAAATCAAAGCCAGATTGAGGCCTAGTCAAGtttcaaaaaaagaaaacaacaagCCATTATGGCtccaaagaaagaaaacaacacTTATTTCAAAAGTAGTTCAGTCATTAGATCAAACACCTCGTCTGCACGAACACAACATTGAGCACATATATCTACCTAATTATCCACTGAGACTAATTAACAATCATTTGACGTGCATATTAGCTCAAACCAACAAATAAGCAAAccatcgaacacttggtgtgcacagCGAAATTCATAGAGGGGagggaagaaggaaaagaaaaacgcACGAGTGTTTCTCTGAATTCTTGTTGTGCGATCTTGCGCTCCTGAGCCCTGATTTGCGCAGCTTCGGCCTTGAGCTTCTTGCGCTCCTCATTGGCAACTCTAAGGGCTTCTCTGCGAGCTTCGTCCTTGCGCTGCTTCTCGATCTGAAGCAGCTCCATTTCGTGGATGTACTGCTTGCGAACCTCCTTCACTTGCTTCGCGTAGTCCCTTCGAAGCATCGCCAGCTTCGCCTCAGCCTCGTTCGGGTCCTTCGGAGGCTGCCAGCTTCCGAGGAAGGTATTGGAATCCAGGAACTTGTGGTTCTGGCGGTGGTTGTTGTGGTGCGAGGTAGTGGCGAACGACCGAACAATGGCAGCGGAGGcggcggaggaggaggaggaacggaAGAGAGCGTGACGAGTNNNNNNNNNNNNNNNNNNNNNNNNNNNNNNNNNNNNNNTTGttgtaaatattattttattatttatttctttctatttatttaatttttttcgttGCTTTTTATGTTAACGTAGCGAAATATAGGATTTTTAAGTTTTAAGATTTAACTTGGTTTTAAGAAAGGCTTGAATCCATTATTCATACAAAGAATGCATGCAAGCTTAGCATAAAAGATGTGGAAGAATAGAAAAAGGTAAATGATATGTTTAATTTTCTCTGTTTTCGGCTTCTGCCATTTACCAAACACGTAGGCTGCTACTCTTGACCAAAGCCACCGCCACCACCATTCACCGCACCTCATTACAGCTGTAATAATCTATTTTGATTCTTTTTTAAAACTGTTAAATTAGATTAGATATCATATATAAATGTGGGTACATAGGTACATTGTGTACTAATTTTtaatctccttttaatttctttttcttagttataGTTCATTATAAAGACTTAAAAAGACACTCATATAGATGAGTACTATGCTGTTTTGTTTGTGACTGCCTAAGAATTAAACTCTAGCATGCAAGAATTATTATTGATCTATTTTACTTTAGTAGCAGCCAAAATGGCAAATAAAAAAGAATACTTAATGGCATGGTAGTGTAGCggctcttttttttatatatatagaagtaaaagtggtgatatactttaacattgtaatttttggtgttttttaaaagTGTGGAAGATAAACAAATCGGAGGGTTTAATTTCTatacttcaaattttttaattttttaacagaaATTCCTCGGTCCGATTTCTGTTCTCTCACAAATCCTTCGGTCCAATTTCACAAATCCCTTGGTCTGATTTCTGTATcctcacaaatcggacggtccgatttctgtactTCTCATAAATCGGACtgtccaatttttatttatctaattaaaCAGTTCTACATTTGAGAATAATACCCCATCAAcccacattttaaaaaaacacTATTGCTACTccaatatcaaaaacaaaatatGTAGTGTGGCTTACCAAAGATAATACTTCTTCAACCAaattggactaaataattaatttttattttattattattattactacctCAAAAACGCTAACTAGAAGAGATAAAGAGAATGATGCTTTTGAGGTTTTGACTATTGACCTTTCAAACAAGTTTCAACTTTCAAGAGAAATTGAGAAAAGGTCGTATCCATAACGAGTCATGAAAGCTCTAAGAAACAAGTAAACAACTACCTTAAAAAGAACCTATCAACTATTTCTAGACATCTatgaattaaaaatagaaaagaaagcaCCTAAGTATATATATAAGAGTTACCCAAGTTCAAGACTAGACCAATTCAAAACTCTGAAATCattcatataaatatatatttaagtgCTAGCAGGTTTTGGCATTACACATATTCAATTTGAACTCTTGTCACAGCATCATAGTCATTTTTGTTTCACCAAACAACAAAGAAATTGAAGAGGAAACATCAAAGATGGGTCTGCTTGGAAAAAACTTCACTTCAAAAATAAGAAACATGGCAACACTTGCTGTCTCTAGGATTGCAATCTTGAAGAACCACCACAAAGCTCGAGCTTCTTATGCCTACTCTGATGCTGCTCAACTCCTTCGCCTTGGTTACCATGACCGTGCTCTACTTCGAGTAAGCACCAACCTcatggatttggatcctctaaagtttgaattttattttagagagtaaagtgtgatcttctaccattgaatagtttctctttcatatttattcttggtcacacctatgaaatcaatagtgagagatcacactttactctctaaagtgaaattcaaattttagagaaTCTAAATCCCAACCTCATTATCCTTTTACATGAAAACCATGGTTTCTGAACTAATCTTGAGATCTAATGTAAAATTCAACGCATGAAAAATTCATGTGAAATTTTCGTATAAGATATTCTATTATTGTTTGGAACTTTATAATAGGAAACCCAACAAAAATATGTATATCTCTACATATATGCCTCTATTAATTTGTGTTATTCTTACAAATAGGTGGAGCATTGGATAAGAGAACAGAACATACTGGATGTGTTTGATATGATAGAAAATGACTGTAACTACCTAAGAGAAAGTGCAGGACTACTTGAGAAGAACAGGTTAATTTTTTAGTCTTGTCAATTCTATGGTGGTTGAGTGAATATTTGGCATCAAACTAACTTGTTATTAATGTTTACATTAGGGATTTTCCTAATGAGCTCAAGGAAGCAACATCTAGCCTTATCTTTGCATCTTCAAGGTGTGGAGAATTTCCAATGGTTTTAAGAGAATGATTGCAGCATGCTGATGACTTTTAAATTTGCTTGCCTTACACAGATGATAGAAAAGCTTTCAACAAGAGGGCCTAACATGGAAATCAGAATGAAAGCGCTGAGGCAGATTGCTGCGGAAATTGGTGTTACTTTGCATTTTGAGCAGGAACCTATATTGACAAATGTGGTAAGAAAACCTTTTCCATGAGAAATAACATGCACTGATTGAATAGCTtcatttcaaagtgaaatgaagaCTAAATACCCATtttggtccctgagattcacgcgattactcaatttggtccctgaaaTTCAAAATTACCTATACTAGTCCTCCTCCAGATTCAAATCCAGGCACCAATATGGTCTCTCGACTCTTTCCGGTGATGACTAGGCAAACGAAGTGCTGATATAGCACCCTCCCTACTACATTGGATGATGAGTAAACGATGTCGTTTACCCTTAGTACCCAAACAAGTCAGAAATGAAGAA is a window encoding:
- the LOC107635738 gene encoding UPF0329 protein ECU05_1680/ECU11_0050 (The sequence of the model RefSeq protein was modified relative to this genomic sequence to represent the inferred CDS: added 6 bases not found in genome assembly), which gives rise to MATRHALFRSSSSSAASAAIVRSFATTSHHNNHRQNHKFLDSNTFLGSWQPPKDPNEAEAKLAMLRRDYAKQVKEVRKQYIHEMELLQIEKQRKDEARREALRVANEERKKLKAEAAQIRAQERKIAQQEFRETLLKERAEKLENWRMKVRKHGEKMAEKKELLRRQSSMWIDEANLEAQILESIVSFR